The sequence ATTATTGTCCGCATTACTATATGGCCTGTCATTCTTAAAGTACTATCTCCCATGGTAAATTCAACTGTGCCTCTGTACCACTTCGACCACGGAATGTTTTGACGCCTTTCTTGCCGCCATTCTTTTCACGTCCAGCGCGCAACGAAAATTAGTCTTTTATTGTTGTTCaagtttttacacatttttttcgtttcattacatTAAATATTTTGATAAGGCATTTTTGTATCACATAATGAGTAAGAACATTAATCTTAATTCTAATTGTGAGAGCAATATTATTGAGAAAATTTTACAGCTATCACAAATCCCCTGAGTGATTCGATGTTATTAAGTGACACCGAGAGGGTTCCTAGATCGAGTTTACACATTCTTATCCCGCTAGTTCTGCGTTTGCTGTCCCGTACCATATTCCGCGCCAGATTCTGGCTACAAATTGTGAAGAATATTGACGACAGAAAGGACGGCAGGAATGGAATGAATTTGGAAGACTCAAAATAAGCTAGCTATGCTAACCAGAAAATCATGTGTTTTTATCTTCATGTCACTTGCTgttatttatgtaattaaaaaTTAACATGTCGTAACTTTTGCACAATGAAGTGAGGGGAAAAATGACAACAGTGGAGAACAGACTGTAAATAAATATGCTTGATTAAGTAAATGCGGTTTGATCTTTTTTTATTCACGATATACCGAATCACAATAAAACTACCATAATGAAAAGAATCAGAACATGTTCGAATTTACTATGTTTCGAATTCACGTACGCATAGTAgcaacacagacaaacagacgtaacactagagaaattaccatcgaccatgacttaaacgatcaatttgaatatgattgattgcgcgtttcacaactagaggcgctagcgtcgtattccttcgagtttgacatttcactccagcgccttctggtgacaatgttatacgaaacattgtttcgtgtaacatgctcgcaagatggtggtagaggagttgggtgatgaatttttcaaaaaaatgttctagctgttacgtctgtttgtctgtggaagCAATGATAAGAACATGGTAAAATCTGCCAGACGTCATCGCTCAAGAAAGCATAGTAAAATTTACCGCGCTTTATAGTTATTCTGAAAACTATTTGCGTTCTACCGAAATCAAATGGTAAAATGTATTTACTGTTACCTTCGATATGGTAGGCGTTACCATATACCATTTCTTCCAGAGTTCAGCTCAAACCTCTGAAATAATCCGTGTTTCAATGCAAACTGCAATATTCGCGATCGGTAGTGATGCTCTAAAACCTCTCAATACGCAATTTATGATGGTTTCTGATTTGGCGTGCACAATGCCCGCTAGCACCAACTCTGTTTATGGCGCACTTCGGCGTTTTAAGAGCTGaacagaatggatacgtttgcgtgcgtctTGACAGTTTTGCCATAGGAAagctgtcaaaacgcacgcaaacgtatccattctgctccgcTCTTTACTTCTCTCGTTATTTGCGGATCGCGGAGTGTTTGCTGTAGATtgcaaaacattttttgatAAATTCGTATTAAATTTCGATTAAATGCCTTCGCAAAACTAGTTAAACTTGTTCAGCAACAAGTGCATCATATTGTTAAGAAAGAAATGTGAAGTGAAGTGTACGATTTGTTGGAAAAAATTGATCTGAAAATTCGCCGGAATCCGACATGAAAATTTTGCAACCAGCCTGGGTTCATCACGATGGTAAATATTCAACGAAGGTAGGGTAGATGTATCAGTTATGATCGCAGTTCTCAGCTTGCTCAGGTctaaccattttttttattagttattgTTATTGTGTGTTATTAAATTTTGTGTTCGATACCCAGATGGTTACATTTGTATGCTTTTTCTTGTCAGGTCAAATGATTCGATTAAAATTTTACAACAGATGATTCGTTTCTGAAAAGCCTTTTAAGTATGATATCATGTGTTAATGGTCCCAATATGTCTGCATAAATTGTAAACCGCAAAATATAATTATGATGACTGATGCTTCTCCCTAGCCTATTATTAAAAGTTCGATTTTAATGAGGATTTACTTTCAGAAAAGGCAATATTTTCCATCGATATCCATCCTGGTGGCGAAAAATTTGCCACAGGTGGGCAGGGAAATGATTCCGGCCGGGTCGTGATCTGGAACTTGGTACCGGTGATCAGCGAGGAAGCTGAGAAAAATAAGAATGTTCCGCGGATGCTCTGTCAGATGGACAACCACCTGGCGTGCGTGAACTGTGTTCGATGGAGTGGCAGCGGAACCATGTTGGCATCCTGCGCGGACGATAAATTGATAATGATCTGGAAGAAGAGTGCCGGTGGAGGGAGCTCATTCGGATCCGCCAAGACGGTGGAGCATTGGAGGTGTATTGCCACACTCCGGGGTCACTCGGGGGATGTTCTCGATTTGGCGTGGTCCCCGCAGGATCAATACATTGCCAGTAGCAGCGTTGACAATACCGTCATCATTTGGGacgcgaaggaatttccgtcgATTGTACAGGTGATGAAGGGTCACACTGGGTTAGTGAAAGGAGTTGCGTGGGATCCGGTTGGAAAGTTTGTTGCTTCGCAGAGCGATgacaaaactttgaaaatttggaagacatcgaattttacattatttaagaCGGTAACGGAGCCGTTCGAAGAATGCGGAGGAACAACGCATATTCTGCGATTGTCTTGGTCCCCCGATGGCCAGTATTTGGTATCGGCTCACGCCATGAACGGAGGAGGTCCTACAGCACAAATCATCGAGAGAGATGGTTGGAAGTGCGACAAAGATTTCGTAGGTCATCGGAAAGCGGTCACCTGTGTGAGGTTCCACAACGCAATTCTACAAAGAATGGCCCCGAAGACTAATAAATCTCAGCAGTATTGTTGTTTGGCCGTTGGATCTAGGGACAAGAGTTTGTCCGTTTGGTTGACAGCTCTACAACGTCCTCTTGTGGTTATTCATGATCTCTTTCAAGATTCGATCCTGGATTTAAGCTGGAGTCACAATGGATACATTCTTCTGGCTTGTAGCGGAGACGGCCACGTGGCATGTCTACAGTTCAGTGCCGAAGAGTTGGGGACACCTTTATCCGATGATGATCGGAATAGTTTGTACCATCGAATGTACGGCAAGAACATCACGTTGGATATGAATGGTCAAACTGGAAAAGATTCTCTAATTGAGAATGCCGAGCTGCTGAGTGCATCTCAAAGCAAGTTGACTGCCCCGACATTGATACCTCAGCTACCGCAAAGTACACCACCGCAAGCTGCCCCTAAAATAAGCTCAATCGCTCTGCCCTCGTCGTCACCGGTGGGAATTCAATCGTCTGCTAGTCAAGACAGCCAACGGccaattctgaagcaaatcgaaACCAAGACAGCTGATGGCAAACGACGGATTACGCCCATGTTCATACCTCTGAACGATGAAGCGGATGTGCcgacctccggaagtggccaattttccaGTAGCACTGCCAGTAAAAGCAGCATCGTGACCGTCGAAAAAGTGCCCGAATCTGTAACGTCTATCTCTGTCGCCACAAACGGAATAGGCATTAATTTCGAAAACCTGGCGGCCCAGACTGCCAAGCTGGACAGTCGATTGAAGAAAGTGAGTAAACAAGATCCGCCACCTGGCCGTGCTGTACTGCCATCAGATCCTGCGACCACAATCGCTTTGCATAGTCCGGAGAAGCTTTCCGTGACCATTCAGCCAGTTTTGTCCGGGAAAGCGTCCCCGGTACAAGGGGCGGGTATCAAAGCCATAGGAGATTATCGAATACAGGTTACGAACGGAGCCGTGAAAACGGGCTACGGTCCGTTGGGGAAAGTGTTGGTCAACTTGATGAGTCTTCCCCGAGCAGACAAAAAACTATGGGAAACGGTGATCGGATCGCCGGTATGCAGTTTTGCAGTAGCGAAGAGATTCGTGCTGCTGTGCAGCATGGATGGCAGCATAAGGTTTCTGGACATTCAGAACGGATCTCCGATACTGCCGGTTATGAGTTTGACCAGCCCGGTGATTCATAGTACGTTTGTAAGTAGACGAAATAGTTGCACATTCTTCTACCATTTTTTACatcctaatttttgttttatttcgtatatattttaaaatttcatttctgattcagttttccaatttttttttataatagttGCACAGAATtaattatcgatttttttttcagagtgCTGATTGTCGATTAGGCGCAGTTTTAACAGAGAATTGTACGTTACGTGTATGGGATCTGAACGAGCAAAGTATCTTCCTCAGTAGTAGTTGCCTGGACATTATGGGAACAAGTGAATATAGAGAATCGATGTCTGTTattcaatcataaaactttCACTTTTCAATTACAGGCTATGCGACGCTTCTACACGTCTCAGATCAGGGGATTCCGTTTGTCATCTTGTCCAATGGTGCATCATTTTCATACAGCAAAAAGTTGGAAAGCTGGCTAATAACCAACTCCGCAGATCCCATAATGCGCCATGGTCTAATGACAACCAAAGTGGGGTCCATTGTACGCAACTTGAAGACATTCCCATTAGCCACGGTTCAATCGTTCTCTAATTTCCAACCGGTCAATTCCAGATCTTTCATGGAAAAGTAAGTTTTGCTTTAAGTTCATAGACCCATTATTATTTCAATCCTTTGCAGTTCGAATACAACCTGGCAGAACGAGGCAATTCTCTCGTTTGTGGAGAACCAGATCAAAATTGCCGAAACTATCCAATCATCAACGGAAGTGAAACACTGGTACCTAATGTTGGGCTTCCAGCTGGCCCAGCACGGCACGGAAGAAAAGATTCGACAGGTGCTGGATAACCTACTTGGGTCTCCTTTCCGATCCGCTTCGACTAGTGCTTCCGAGTCTTCTATTCTGGGTATCTCCAAGCACGCACTGctggaggaaattcttctgCAGCTCAAAACGCAACCCAAATGGCAGCGAATATATATGGAGTATGCGGATCAACTCAAGCGGAACAGCGGCTCGAAAGGTCCACTGCCGCAGCAGTGCAGCATTGACGAGGAGATGCGTCCGATCGGGGAGGCGCCGGTCGAAAAGCTACAGCCTCTGTAAGTACAATTTTATTGTTGCACTGTAATAGATATCGCAATGGGCGGAGCTACTGTTTATTGAAAAGGGTTGGTTGACTCTACGACAATCCGACAgcctttatttattttttttaattttctcatATTTTTGTAGTTACATAATTTAAGGTTTGAAGCCAAAACTGCTCATTTTACAGTACAAATTGATATTTACCAAGGCCTTTATATAACTATAGCCTATCTACATTAATAATTTGAGGATATTCACAGTAATTATGATCGAtaggatataaatctttgaaTATACGTCGTCTTGGGCCGGTATTGCCAACTGTATTAGAAACAAGGTTATCTCtcttagacctgtgcgccgatctactttgagccggcggcggcgtgaccGCAATTTGCTAACGGCGGTTGctctcggcggcggcggctcggATCGGCGCGGTTCAAAATTATCCTTCAAACAATTCGTCGGTGGGTGACGAAAATACgttctttaaatatttgcttttcGTGCCCTAATTTACAATAGTTCATCCAGGAGGGTTTGTAATTCCTTGTGAGAACACTAGTAAAAAATCTGAATGTATGGCTGACGGCTGCAAAGCAAGGCTAAGCATGGTACGGTGTAAGTTTTTTGGTACTTCACTCTGCCTATGAGGATAATCGTGTTAGTTTACTTAGTCTACTTAGAGACCtcacaattaataactgtggaagttcttaataaacactaagctgcgacaTGGCAATTTTCAAATGGGAAATGTAATGTCAACCAAAAAGTTCAGATGAGAAAATTCCAGCAGGACATACGTGAGAATCCTACAGACATTTCCTGGGAACATTTCCATGTGTTTCTTATCCAGAAAATCTAAGATACGTTAATTAATGATTTtctgtgtgttacttctacgtgaagttaaacgatttacaatgatatggaaatgctgtaacgttttacgtttttgttgttgttaattAATTATTCATAAACTGAAAATATTATAAGAATAAAATAATAACTTTAAATAAAAGCTAGTGTTGATAAAATCGAGCTATCTCTGTGCTCAACTCGCGTACATGGAACATGTTATAAAAGCTCTGCTTTTATAGCATGGCGCTAAATTTAAAATAAGCGGTTTAAATTCGCCATGCTTCTCGGCGCCATGCCAAATCATTTGGCGCgattttcaaataatgcattCTCCTGAAGAATAGTTACAGAGTAGTCTTTTAAAATACTTGAATAGGGCTCAAATTTGAAAAGAGGCACAGTTTCTTGGCGTAGCTATTTCATCCGCTCGATCATTGGCTGGAAAGCAGAAGTACGCGATTAGAGATACTTACGTTTTGAGAATATCTTGTGTGATTTGAAGTACAATTTAAAGGTAACATTAGTGAGTGAGTTTATAAAAATGATAAGTGGTGTTAAACgttttgtgtttctttctttGTTTATTCCGTTGTATCGCAAATTCTGCttgaattttttattaaatctaCTACTACGAAGAAAGGTAATTATACTCAATTATGTGAGCGATTTAACttaatactaaaataaattcgTGTTGGACGCAGCGCGCTGCGCTTTTTTTGTACGGCTGGAAATTTCCGTCGTCTTGTGGAGACCGTCCAAGGTGCCGTCGTGGTGCGAGCCACGAATTCCGTTCGAGATCATCGAGACCCGTGTGTACCGTGAAGGCCCGCCTCAAGTAGGTAGTTAAACGGAGTGTGTGAAGTCGTTCAAACCATCGTAGCGAAGAATCTCCCATCGGTCGTCCATTGCCGAAGGTAAGGTCCCTCTCCGTCATTTTCTGTGGACCGGAGCCATCCGAGAGCGCGTGTCGTCCATTGCACGCAGTGAACCCGATCCGAACCGAAAGATAGAGGTTTCGCCGATCCCCGCTCGGTGGAacggaaaggtacgcgaagccgggtcgctTTGGGTACGTGTGCCTCTATCCGTAAGTGAGGATCGCCCCGGGGACATTATCGGCATTTTTACGCCGCCATTGCTCTCGCGGAACAaaacggaagcttccgttccagCCGCCACAACCTCCGCATCTCTAGTTCGGCCATAACACACACGCGGGTCATCTTTACGTTGCGCGCCAAATCGCAGCGTGGACATTCCGGTGGCAGCCATCGCATCACCGCCATCGTCGAGGTCTTCTCGAGCCAGAAGCTGCCAGATTCGTCGAAGTTCGTCGGGCCCCATCGATCATcaaaaacctgcgcaggtacgtgttAGAGCTTAGTTACATGGCCATGCTTGCTCTTATGTTTCCATTTCCAACGTCCAGCACGAATAAAATATTCTAGAAGTAAAGTGATGGTGATTTAGTTTAATTACGTTTAACGTCAGTTTCTTGAATAAACGACTCACTAATTTCGGGAGCCAAAACACGTTCTTTCTTGGTTGTATGGAAACCTTTTGCGGTCCCTAAGGTCTTGCGGTGAATGAATGGGAGGAGATTTAGCTTGCGCTTGAGAGATTTTGCCAATTTCGCTTAATAATCGTTCTAGAGTTTTCCCTGAGCCAAACAGTCTCAAAAAGTCGGGCAATTAAAACGTGACCGGTGGTCTCTCGTtgagagtggcgctaaagccgCCGATTAATTAAACTCGGTAAACGTGAACGGTTataatgctaatatcatcttccaaacttagacgtaaatgttcatgatagaattagcggcgaaagtatagaattgattgatagttccgttaggatacggtaggcatgaagaatgtttttatagaagtcgatttgtaagcgagcggagggcaatatttgtgatggcacatatcgcacgaccttccttctgcctagctcccgtatgaaggcgtagggaagaatatcagtgtggaagccagtggagatatatcagcttccacactgatattcttccctcccccttcatacgggagcttggcacaaatattgccctccgctcgctttcaaatcgacttctataaaaacattcttcatgcctgccgtatcctaacggaactatcaattctatactttcgcctctaattctatcatgaacattattattattatttattcagactaaggccgaagtagcctaagtttggaagatgatattagcatttccatatcattctaAGATACGTATTATTCATTCCTCAGAATCTGTGGATAAGGGAATCCTAGGTAAGAAATTCTTGTAGTGAATAAAAAATCTAGGAGAATAAAACCCCCTAGAATTCTTGAGTTTCAAAGTAATATTCTTGTGTAAGAAACTTTTTAGAAGTCAAggcggaggaatttcttcataattcgTAAGGGAGAAATTCCTTAGAGTTATCAGAGAGAAGCATTTTCTGGCCTATGGTGCGAAATTCATTAGGAACACAAGAGgatatatttttccaaattcctgAAGGGGAAATTCCTCTTAATATCTAGCAAGAGGGATTTCCATGATCTTTTGAAGGCCCATTCCCCAAAATTTCTTAATGTgtatttcggaaaatttccGTAGCAGaaattgaaccggtgccagcgaaagtggtacataaaccatttttctcgatattgtgttttttacaccaacgCACGGCTTCTATTAGCAATAATATATAGTAAGGAAACaacaaaaaagtgatttttgataactaaatctggagatatgcacttttttatttctgatataaattatagatagtagaatctatagatgagcgaaagcaaggctgagtcgatttttttgcccgtgcacacgcgcatatgacgtcacagcccttaacgtttccattgaaatcatgACGTCATGCTcttttggagacacgtttgacagttcgtttggagacaaaggatttatcttcgctcatctatatattccactatctataatataAATCACAATGACAATTCCGTTGCCAGGAAAAGTGTTCTACATACTAAAGTCAgcttattgaaaagaaaatttcacaAAATGTTTCCGTAACAGATTTTAACTCTATTTTGAATTACAGGATGGTTTACTGCCGTTTAAaatacatgtaccacttttactggcaacgattttcggtttctgttgcattgtgttcccattaatagtggtacatgtccATTTTGTTTCTACAACCTTGAAATTTGTCAACAAACTTCGAATATTTCTCATTACCACCTTTAGGCAcatccaagatgaatacacagctaggtgttgcagtctgcccaatttatggacgagaagagggcgggggtgaaaaattcattttcggtgcaaaacataaacaaaccggctggctctcccatactaaaatccaagatagctgaatcgtgaatttggcagattggaacacctagtggtgtattcatcttgggcacatcagtcataacacgtTGGAACAGTTGAGATgcagaaaattgcaaatttaaattttgttttcgaaGTTTTTAGAAAAGTCAGTCTCCTTTAAAATTTACCTTATGTAACAtataccactttcgctggcaccggttcagtTCTTGTGGGatgaaattctccaaattctgaAGACGAAAttctctaaaaattctaaagcaGAAACATATCACAACTCTTGTATATCAAGCTCCTCCAATTCCTaaagaagaattcctccgacatATTTTAGAGGGAGATTTCCAcagaaatttaagaaaaaaaaaatacttggttTGAGGTTAGAATGTAGGCTGTGGtcccttattttttattgtggaataatttccaaTAACTCCGGATAGGGTGAGTTCAGAACTCCTgagaaggaatttgtggatatgGAAAAACCAAGAAGATTGGAAAATCAATTTCCCATAATTCATGGAGCAGGAATTTTCTAGAATTGCTGAGGAAgaatttgtatgaatttgtagaattcatgaaaaaaaaagtttgatggAGTCTAAAGTTCCCAAAaaatctctgaattctccatgATATATGAAGGGTACATAATCAGAAGTACTGGGAAGGGATTCCCCATAATTCATAAGGCAGAACAAAACCTGAGTTCTACTAATATGTGCTTCCCAGAATCCCTGAAAAAGGAGTTTTGCAGAATTCCTGGGGTAGGATTTGCACAGAATTAAATAAAAAGGAAGTTTCCAAAATTCTCAAAGGGGCAATTCTTCAAACTTCTTTGAGAgtagttcctcagaattcctgtagaaagaATCGATGATGGAGGAGTTTccaaaaatgaattttccagaattccgagaacaaatttttcagaaagtggtttcttaaaaatgtaaaaagGTGCTCGCTGATATTTctatcttccctttcagcgtaacgctctggATTTccaaaatctaaatgacaccctgtatagtaaagaaaaacgtaagttctacgtcaaaaaattgtcgaattctacggggcacccacCCACCAGGATtgtgcctttgggtaagaaaatcgatctctgaaaatttcagctcaatcacttgttgcataagctggcgcatttgatttaaagtttgtatggtaGTTTCAGCCAAAATGCATAGAAAAGTACACCTTCGTCACTCTTTTGTTAGTATGCCctattgagctcagaattgcaatgTGTTATATCAATATATTAATGATCAATTCTACAGAACATTATACCACtatacgatgattaaatgactTTTTATAAAGCTTCGGgtgacttccgaaccgaactttcttccgaagttttatctgtcaaactattaattgatgcgttgtttagcgcgtctttaggcgaatccagcgcactacttccgatgTTGGGAAAATTGCctatatctggagaaaaatccaacttcggtaaggtaccccggggcaagtgggacctaaaaaaacgctagttcagcaaaatctctaacgcatacttagaaaacagggtatttcaggacattaaccacggatacatcattatatgcttccgttgttgaagtgtagacgtgttgtaagccatttactcagttacaaaaatattggtagtgacataaataaatttacctgtgggacctACTTACctcttcaaacggggcaagtgggacctattctgctctatactgtcgaacgaaactaatttgaagaatgtagatataatgttcatgtgatttctgagtcgtagtatttcaaatcatggatggaggtttattgcttgtcagacttttgtttttttggCAAAAGAAAGGGATTAGAATGTTAGCAGAtaaaaaacaagacaacagccggtttactgtttaattgtctgttgtctggcttcacattaccgtcgtgcggggcttcttttgacaaatcagaagctactttggacattttaaaacaagaattataacaaaaattactataaaaatgtcattatcaccaatcgggtgtcttgttgatagttggatggcagctttctgttttaaatttggtatttttttcgttcaatcaaaaaatcaaaaatccaaagtagcccccggagtcaaaagaaaCCGTGCACGACGgtagcttactttcttaccaaatgtgttagatggaagagataagcaaatctttgttcacttttcgaatggatgtttctctgtttaacacaaattattacataaatgagaacttcaaaaggaacgtttttattcagcggtgttgtaaatttgtaatagaacgaaatggccaatttatgtcttaatcactttatttatctgaaaatcttttAATATGAtgcaaagtttaaaaataacaaaacacaaggcAGAACcggttgatctattgtagaataaatagattgtttgcactgtaaacggaatattttgcatagttataaccattgctcttttccatgaaagagataattttcagaaagtaaaatacacatttggtaaatcaactgtacactacttcttaacaacaAAGCCAatgatatcaactgcatttgattcagatccatatgagatatgagtgtcgaagttatttttcactagacaacaatctaaaaataggtaaaatggctctatcgaaaatgttgttcaaatatgtcccacttgccctaTGTATGTTAATAATCAAGGGAAAGTGAAAatggcagattttggctttaatcaaaacttttaaatcgtttttgatgccacacaattatttaattgctcaaaatattcactttccacatcaatgatgaatttagaaacgactattttgttggaaatccattgaattaaaataaaagtaatagattttaccggtagtttaaagtcatgattaaactataccattagtatggtgccgcaaagggttttgattccaattttttttgtgtcaggcgaattcgttgataattctgcttcatctttctagaacattgttaccattaaaaacgttcaccgattaatcggcagccatagtacccacttaccccgtattttcacttgccccggggtaccttataaaaagcgttctaactttgtttCGGATAGACAATATAATACAACTCACAATTTTagaaattactcaaaaaataaTCAACGTCTAACCTACATACAAACAATACTGACATAGTCTACATTttgactagactagactagaccaCCCCAGCACACAGCAATCACAGCAATCCTAAGGggcaaaaaaaactaaaacaaacaGAATTAtactagtctagtctagtctagtctacacaaaCACAGCCATCACTtggaagaatcctggaaagtgatagattcgactacatctatcacttttcttgtcaTTATTTATGCTTAAAGCACATAATAAATGTAGCTCAAAcataaaagcggccaggcctactGAGAGAAAAGTGTTGTAAGGGGTCGTTTAACAATGAtatcacaggttttagggggggtcTAAAATTTTATGACAATTCATATACTAGGTAttcaaaaagcgtgacagagggggaagGGAGGTCTAGATATCTccaaaagtagtggacgtcatatttgaatcgcaatATGTATGAATATGATATTCATACAGCAGTTTAGAGTATTCtatacaaattttattttattttattatcagactaagggtaaagccagagtaaacgcgacgtgcgatgcgacgcgacgcgacagtgcaatttgacagcctgttga comes from Armigeres subalbatus isolate Guangzhou_Male chromosome 2, GZ_Asu_2, whole genome shotgun sequence and encodes:
- the LOC134213840 gene encoding protein HIRA homolog isoform X6 — its product is MKILQPAWVHHDEKAIFSIDIHPGGEKFATGGQGNDSGRVVIWNLVPVISEEAEKNKNVPRMLCQMDNHLACVNCVRWSGSGTMLASCADDKLIMIWKKSAGGGSSFGSAKTVEHWRCIATLRGHSGDVLDLAWSPQDQYIASSSVDNTVIIWDAKEFPSIVQVMKGHTGLVKGVAWDPVGKFVASQSDDKTLKIWKTSNFTLFKTVTEPFEECGGTTHILRLSWSPDGQYLVSAHAMNGGGPTAQIIERDGWKCDKDFVGHRKAVTCVRFHNAILQRMAPKTNKSQQYCCLAVGSRDKSLSVWLTALQRPLVVIHDLFQDSILDLSWSHNGYILLACSGDGHVACLQFSAEELGTPLSDDDRNSLYHRMYGKNITLDMNGQTGKDSLIENAELLSASQSKLTAPTLIPQLPQSTPPQAAPKISSIALPSSSPVGIQSSASQDSQRPILKQIETKTADGKRRITPMFIPLNDEADVPTSGSGQFSSSTASKSSIVTVEKVPESVTSISVATNGIGINFENLAAQTAKLDSRLKKVSKQDPPPGRAVLPSDPATTIALHSPEKLSVTIQPVLSGKASPVQGAGIKAIGDYRIQVTNGAVKTGYGPLGKVLVNLMSLPRADKKLWETVIGSPVCSFAVAKRFVLLCSMDGSIRFLDIQNGSPILPVMSLTSPVIHSTFSADCRLGAVLTENCTLRVWDLNEQSIFLSSSCLDIMGTSYATLLHVSDQGIPFVILSNGASFSYSKKLESWLITNSADPIMRHGLMTTKVGSIVRNLKTFPLATVQSFSNFQPVNSRSFMENSNTTWQNEAILSFVENQIKIAETIQSSTEVKHWYLMLGFQLAQHGTEEKIRQVLDNLLGSPFRSASTSASESSILGISKHALLEEILLQLKTQPKWQRIYMEYADQLKRNSGSKGPLPQQCSIDEEMRPIGEAPVEKLQPL
- the LOC134213840 gene encoding protein HIRA homolog isoform X3 produces the protein MKILQPAWVHHDEKAIFSIDIHPGGEKFATGGQGNDSGRVVIWNLVPVISEEAEKNKNVPRMLCQMDNHLACVNCVRWSGSGTMLASCADDKLIMIWKKSAGGGSSFGSAKTVEHWRCIATLRGHSGDVLDLAWSPQDQYIASSSVDNTVIIWDAKEFPSIVQVMKGHTGLVKGVAWDPVGKFVASQSDDKTLKIWKTSNFTLFKTVTEPFEECGGTTHILRLSWSPDGQYLVSAHAMNGGGPTAQIIERDGWKCDKDFVGHRKAVTCVRFHNAILQRMAPKTNKSQQYCCLAVGSRDKSLSVWLTALQRPLVVIHDLFQDSILDLSWSHNGYILLACSGDGHVACLQFSAEELGTPLSDDDRNSLYHRMYGKNITLDMNGQTGKDSLIENAELLSASQSKLTAPTLIPQLPQSTPPQAAPKISSIALPSSSPVGIQSSASQDSQRPILKQIETKTADGKRRITPMFIPLNDEADVPTSGSGQFSSSTASKSSIVTVEKVPESVTSISVATNGIGINFENLAAQTAKLDSRLKKVSKQDPPPGRAVLPSDPATTIALHSPEKLSVTIQPVLSGKASPVQGAGIKAIGDYRIQVTNGAVKTGYGPLGKVLVNLMSLPRADKKLWETVIGSPVCSFAVAKRFVLLCSMDGSIRFLDIQNGSPILPVMSLTSPVIHSTFSADCRLGAVLTENCTLRVWDLNEQSIFLSSSCLDIMGTSYATLLHVSDQGIPFVILSNGASFSYSKKLESWLITNSADPIMRHGLMTTKVGSIVRNLKTFPLATVQSFSNFQPVNSRSFMENSNTTWQNEAILSFVENQIKIAETIQSSTEVKHWYLMLGFQLAQHGTEEKIRQVLDNLLGSPFRSASTSASESSILGISKHALLEEILLQLKTQPKWQRIYMEYADQLKRNSGSKGPLPQQCSIDEEMRPIGEAPVEKLQPLPGCTSS